From Xanthomonas sp. 10-10:
GCCTGACCCGGCCGATGGCTGTCTACATCGACGATGCGGTGCATCTGTGGCGCGAGCAGCGCTGGGCGCACCTGCTCGGCGATACGCTGGACGAGTTGCATGCCATGGCGGCGCGGCTGGGCATTCCCCGCCGCGCCTTCCAGAACAAGCTCAGCGGCGCGCA
This genomic window contains:
- a CDS encoding DUF4031 domain-containing protein, which gives rise to MAVYIDDAVHLWREQRWAHLLGDTLDELHAMAARLGIPRRAFQNKLSGAHYDVPAPLRAEAIALGTIPISRHTDRALLKALIANARAQARGQVP